From Bradyrhizobium sp. NDS-1, the proteins below share one genomic window:
- a CDS encoding DNA-binding protein → MLKNEELEALLSKPTAEVPDVGRICYGLSRNSSYEAAKRGEIETIRVGRLLKVPTAPLRKKLGMA, encoded by the coding sequence ATGCTAAAGAACGAAGAGCTTGAGGCGCTGCTATCGAAGCCTACGGCTGAGGTGCCCGACGTGGGCCGCATCTGCTACGGGCTCAGCCGCAACTCGAGCTACGAAGCCGCAAAGCGCGGCGAGATAGAAACCATCCGGGTAGGCCGGCTCCTGAAGGTACCCACCGCACCGCTTCGCAAGAAACTCGGGATGGCATAA
- a CDS encoding AAA family ATPase, whose amino-acid sequence MNAISFPPLAEMTPIRARTEFAKRQHYLRSLEGDRALIGLVDLAKRYTRLQHHGLLDDEDIPGGLWEAAENADLVKAHGPDTIENVMAAAIETAHASPNDDTGKSSSGLLILTPAAWKGTEPTKQRWLAHARIPSGDLTIGAGNGGSGKTEIYTQLLIAVTAGLADWLGCTIENGVALFLSCEEPQENIRDRIERIAKHRSIDPYDLPNLHLVFPDLENTWLVHALKDGRLTKAPLLDWLEAWIREHRPRLVVIDSIAAVFDGDAIARRQVRAFLAMLRKIAREHDTAIVLLDHPSVRGMADGSGTANSVDWRNSVRSMLSLTEDKDDQDARVLEVTKSNRGPKGEKVTLRWDGLTFVPEGIGGAPSHHLAAAERDVEELFLRILDRRNAQGRPVRPHPGRGYAPAEFVNDPEAVGVTDKAFVAAMERLYTSGKITTVITGPQSRTVSHIERVR is encoded by the coding sequence GTGAACGCGATCTCCTTCCCGCCTCTGGCGGAGATGACACCGATCAGGGCGCGCACCGAGTTCGCCAAGCGCCAGCACTACCTTCGCAGCCTCGAGGGCGACCGCGCGCTGATCGGGCTTGTCGATCTGGCAAAGCGCTACACGCGCCTGCAACATCACGGCCTTCTTGACGACGAGGACATTCCCGGGGGCCTCTGGGAGGCCGCGGAAAACGCCGACTTAGTGAAGGCGCACGGGCCGGACACCATCGAAAACGTGATGGCCGCGGCGATTGAAACGGCGCACGCGTCGCCGAACGACGACACTGGCAAATCATCATCCGGCTTGCTCATCCTCACCCCAGCAGCATGGAAAGGCACTGAGCCGACGAAACAGCGGTGGCTTGCTCATGCCCGAATCCCATCGGGCGACCTGACCATTGGCGCCGGCAACGGCGGAAGCGGCAAAACCGAGATCTACACGCAGTTGCTGATCGCCGTGACAGCGGGCCTGGCCGATTGGCTAGGGTGCACGATCGAAAACGGCGTGGCGCTGTTTCTGAGCTGCGAGGAGCCGCAGGAGAACATCCGCGACCGCATTGAACGCATCGCAAAACACCGCAGCATCGATCCTTACGATTTGCCCAATCTGCATCTTGTTTTTCCTGACCTTGAGAACACATGGCTCGTTCACGCCCTTAAGGATGGCAGGCTCACCAAAGCCCCTTTGCTGGACTGGCTCGAAGCGTGGATCCGGGAGCACCGCCCTCGCCTTGTTGTAATCGACAGCATTGCTGCGGTCTTCGACGGCGACGCGATCGCGCGCCGTCAGGTTCGGGCGTTCCTCGCAATGCTGCGCAAGATCGCGCGAGAGCACGACACCGCAATCGTCTTGCTAGATCACCCGAGCGTGCGCGGTATGGCCGACGGCAGTGGCACCGCGAACTCGGTCGATTGGCGCAACTCGGTCAGGTCAATGTTGAGCCTGACCGAGGACAAAGACGACCAGGATGCCCGCGTGCTCGAGGTGACGAAGAGCAACCGCGGCCCGAAGGGTGAGAAGGTTACCCTGCGCTGGGATGGCCTCACGTTCGTTCCGGAAGGCATTGGCGGCGCGCCGTCGCACCATCTGGCCGCTGCAGAGCGGGACGTCGAGGAGCTCTTCCTGCGGATCCTCGACAGGCGAAACGCGCAAGGCCGGCCGGTGCGCCCCCACCCAGGCCGCGGCTACGCGCCGGCGGAGTTCGTCAACGATCCCGAGGCGGTGGGCGTGACCGACAAGGCCTTCGTAGCCGCGATGGAGCGCCTGTACACCAGCGGCAAGATCACCACCGTCATCACCGGGCCCCAGAGCCGCACCGTGAGCCACATCGAGAGGGTGCGGTGA